In a genomic window of Lacrimispora sp. BS-2:
- a CDS encoding amino acid ABC transporter ATP-binding protein, translating into MSVIEIQGLSKKFGDNVVLDNIDLVIHEGDVVAIIGPSGTGKSTLLRSINLLEKPEKGTIKINGQVIDLTTKSAREKLELRKNTEMVFQQFNLFKNRTALENVMEGLLVVKKLKKSQARSIAEKHLQKVGMGDRFFHYPRHLSGGQQQRVAIARALAMDPKLLLMDEPTSALDPELVSEVLVTIKKAAQEGNTILLVTHEMNFVRNVANRIIFLENGKIVADGTPKEIFDNPKNQRLKEFLVKIHMLESADYTI; encoded by the coding sequence GTGAGTGTTATTGAAATTCAGGGATTAAGTAAGAAATTCGGCGATAACGTGGTGCTGGATAACATTGATCTGGTCATTCACGAAGGCGATGTGGTCGCCATCATCGGCCCCTCAGGAACCGGTAAATCCACTTTACTCCGATCCATTAATCTGCTTGAAAAGCCGGAAAAGGGAACCATTAAAATAAACGGTCAGGTAATCGACCTAACCACAAAATCAGCCAGGGAAAAGCTGGAATTGCGGAAAAATACGGAAATGGTATTTCAGCAGTTTAATCTTTTCAAGAACCGGACCGCCCTGGAAAATGTGATGGAAGGGCTGCTTGTGGTAAAAAAATTAAAGAAAAGCCAGGCCAGAAGCATTGCGGAAAAGCATTTGCAGAAGGTGGGAATGGGGGACCGTTTTTTCCACTATCCCAGGCATTTATCCGGCGGGCAGCAGCAAAGGGTGGCTATCGCAAGGGCGCTGGCCATGGACCCCAAGCTGCTTCTTATGGATGAACCAACCTCGGCTCTGGATCCGGAGCTGGTAAGCGAAGTGCTGGTGACCATAAAAAAGGCAGCCCAGGAGGGCAATACCATACTCCTTGTTACTCATGAAATGAACTTTGTAAGGAACGTGGCCAATCGGATCATCTTCCTGGAAAACGGAAAAATCGTAGCGGACGGGACACCGAAAGAGATCTTTGATAATCCGAAAAACCAACGGTTAAAGGAGTTTTTAGTAAAGATTCATATGCTGGAAAGTGCTGATTATACGATTTAA
- a CDS encoding M20/M25/M40 family metallo-hydrolase has product MIHKSRLVSQFKKMVEFDSETYHEREIADYLTGELKQLGFEVWEDDAGLRLKEKLSEYGTAVPTGNLYGYLKGTTGSAPILLSAHMDTVKPGIGKRAVQDQRGRITSEGDTVLGADDLSGIAAILEAVRVIKENNLAHGDIEVLFPVAEENYGKGSQLIDYSKIKSKQAYVFDLSGKIGLAATAAPTILSFEIRVKGKNAHAGFCPQLGINAIEITAHAISQLKQGWVDNETTVNIGKISGGKQTNIVSDECVAAGEIRSLKDHKALAEWNRLKAAFEGTAAGYGGSLEISVEKQIEAYEISDGEEVVERFKRVCRSLGLKGSTQYTLGGSDNNHFVRGGIRGIVVACGMNEVHTPNEFTTEDELEKSALLALGLITEGN; this is encoded by the coding sequence ATGATTCATAAAAGCAGGCTGGTAAGCCAATTTAAGAAAATGGTGGAATTTGATTCCGAAACCTATCATGAACGGGAAATTGCAGACTATTTGACAGGCGAATTAAAACAGCTTGGATTTGAGGTGTGGGAAGATGATGCCGGCCTCCGGCTGAAAGAAAAGCTTTCTGAATATGGAACCGCCGTTCCCACAGGAAATCTTTACGGTTATTTAAAGGGAACCACCGGTTCCGCTCCAATTTTGCTGTCGGCTCATATGGATACGGTAAAGCCTGGCATAGGGAAACGTGCGGTCCAGGATCAGCGGGGGAGGATCACCTCGGAAGGGGATACCGTGCTTGGAGCCGACGACCTTTCCGGAATCGCCGCCATATTGGAAGCAGTCCGGGTGATTAAGGAAAACAACCTTGCCCATGGGGATATTGAGGTCCTGTTCCCGGTTGCAGAAGAGAACTACGGAAAAGGAAGCCAGCTCATCGACTATTCCAAAATAAAGTCAAAGCAGGCCTATGTATTTGATTTAAGCGGAAAGATCGGCCTGGCCGCGACCGCAGCGCCTACCATCCTTTCCTTTGAAATCAGGGTGAAGGGTAAGAATGCCCATGCAGGCTTTTGCCCTCAGCTTGGGATCAATGCCATTGAAATCACCGCCCATGCCATTTCCCAGTTAAAGCAGGGGTGGGTTGACAATGAAACGACTGTAAACATTGGAAAAATAAGCGGAGGAAAGCAGACTAACATTGTTTCCGACGAATGCGTAGCAGCAGGAGAGATCCGAAGCTTAAAGGATCATAAAGCCCTGGCAGAATGGAACAGGCTAAAGGCTGCCTTTGAAGGGACTGCGGCCGGATATGGCGGAAGCCTGGAGATATCTGTTGAAAAGCAGATCGAAGCCTATGAAATAAGTGACGGCGAAGAAGTGGTGGAACGGTTCAAACGCGTCTGCCGGTCCCTTGGCCTTAAAGGCTCCACCCAGTATACCCTGGGCGGAAGTGATAACAACCACTTTGTCCGAGGCGGAATCCGGGGAATCGTAGTGGCCTGCGGAATGAATGAGGTCCATACGCCAAATGAATTTACAACGGAAGATGAGCTTGAAAAAAGTGCCCTCCTGGCCCTGGGACTGATCACAGAAGGAAATTGA
- a CDS encoding glutathione S-transferase C-terminal domain-containing protein — protein MSKKFITHEIESNGKFKRQKNRFTAPFGAEEGNLPVEAGRYRLVWSPACPWAHRSVIVRSLLGLEDAISLGTLDPVRPDVERTDWAFTLDENEEDPVLKIKYLSEAYLKADPDYKGRFTVPAVVDLTTGKVVNNDYFNLTRYWEVEWKKYHKPGAPDLYPEELRAEIDELNQILFHEINNGVYKAGFARSQEAYEEAYHLVFHRLDWLEERLGQSRYLFGDKITESDIRLYVTLVRFDVAYYNGFLLNRNLISDFPNLWGYVRDLYSQSGFGDTTDFQAIKKHYHLCAVSSNPYGIVPKGPDFSIWKIPHGRDRIKF, from the coding sequence ATGTCAAAGAAATTTATTACCCATGAGATTGAATCCAATGGGAAATTTAAACGGCAGAAAAACCGGTTCACCGCACCCTTTGGGGCGGAGGAAGGGAATCTGCCTGTAGAGGCAGGCAGGTACCGCCTGGTCTGGTCTCCGGCCTGTCCCTGGGCCCATCGCTCTGTTATTGTAAGGAGCCTGCTTGGATTAGAGGATGCGATCAGCCTGGGTACCCTTGATCCTGTAAGACCTGATGTGGAACGGACTGATTGGGCTTTTACCCTTGATGAAAATGAGGAAGATCCGGTACTGAAGATCAAATATTTAAGCGAAGCCTACTTAAAGGCAGATCCGGATTATAAGGGCAGGTTTACGGTACCCGCTGTTGTTGACTTGACCACAGGCAAAGTGGTGAATAACGATTATTTTAACCTGACCAGGTACTGGGAAGTGGAGTGGAAGAAATACCACAAGCCGGGAGCACCGGATTTATATCCGGAAGAGCTGAGAGCTGAAATCGATGAATTAAATCAAATCCTGTTTCATGAAATCAACAACGGGGTTTACAAGGCAGGGTTTGCCAGAAGCCAGGAGGCCTACGAGGAGGCGTACCATCTGGTTTTTCACCGCCTTGACTGGCTGGAAGAGCGGCTGGGCCAAAGCCGTTATCTGTTTGGAGATAAGATCACGGAATCCGATATCCGCCTGTATGTGACACTGGTACGTTTTGATGTGGCCTATTACAATGGTTTTCTTCTCAATAGAAACCTTATTTCCGATTTCCCTAATCTCTGGGGATATGTAAGGGACTTATATTCACAGTCTGGATTTGGAGATACCACGGATTTCCAGGCCATCAAAAAGCACTATCATTTGTGTGCGGTTTCCAGTAACCCCTATGGCATCGTTCCCAAGGGCCCGGACTTTTCCATATGGAAAATACCCCATGGAAGAGACCGGATCAAATTTTAA
- a CDS encoding amino acid ABC transporter permease, whose amino-acid sequence MSKIFDWQLVFTEIPALLKYLPVTLQLTAIALIIGWVAGLLIAVVKIHNIPVLRQLCTLFVSVVRGTPIIVQLYLTYFGIPIALKYYNYYNGTSYNVNGIPPIIFAIMALGLNQSAFDSETIRAAIQSVEKGQVEAAKALGMTGVQIFRRVLFPQAVTVALPSLGNSLISLVKGTSLAFTCSVVEITAQGKILAGNSYRYFEAYCSLAIIYWVLTIFIERLFVYIEKKMSVPETVSAEKEV is encoded by the coding sequence ATGAGCAAAATATTTGACTGGCAACTGGTGTTTACGGAAATCCCCGCATTGCTGAAATACTTGCCTGTAACGCTGCAGCTGACGGCAATTGCCCTTATCATCGGTTGGGTAGCAGGGCTTTTGATCGCTGTAGTAAAAATTCACAATATCCCGGTCCTTCGGCAATTATGTACCTTATTTGTTTCGGTCGTACGGGGAACCCCCATTATCGTCCAGCTATATCTTACGTACTTTGGGATTCCTATCGCTTTAAAATATTATAACTATTACAATGGAACTTCTTATAACGTAAATGGAATACCACCAATTATTTTTGCCATCATGGCTCTGGGGCTTAATCAATCTGCCTTTGATTCGGAAACCATACGGGCTGCCATACAGTCTGTGGAAAAAGGGCAGGTTGAGGCGGCAAAGGCCCTTGGAATGACCGGGGTCCAGATATTCCGAAGGGTATTGTTCCCCCAGGCGGTGACAGTGGCCCTTCCCTCTCTGGGGAACTCTCTCATAAGCCTGGTAAAGGGAACCTCTCTTGCATTTACCTGCTCAGTGGTTGAAATAACGGCTCAGGGCAAGATCCTTGCCGGAAACAGCTATCGGTATTTTGAAGCTTACTGTTCTTTGGCCATCATTTACTGGGTATTGACAATCTTTATTGAACGGTTGTTTGTATACATCGAGAAAAAGATGAGCGTACCTGAGACGGTTTCGGCAGAAAAGGAGGTATAA
- a CDS encoding glutathione S-transferase C-terminal domain-containing protein, with amino-acid sequence MADSKSGQKVRPKEIEKEIDERGAFIRQPNRFTTPFGDGENDRKAESGRYRLFWAKGCHWSNRASIVRELLGLQEAISINLVGHSKENSAYGWEFVYNEDRKDPVLGTRYLSEFYYNADPGYEGRCTVPALVDITTKKVVNNDYHRLTNYFETAFRPFQSPDAPDLYPEELRKEIDEYNNWLFPNVNNGTYRMMFAQSITAYEEAFEDFYHALDLIEERLSKNRFLFGDYVTDSDVRLFVTLARFDTHYYRNLGPIKHRIVDYENIWGYCRDLYEIPAFRNNTYFRDIAAPQSENKSFFQDFNSRFVDQIDYEGIWSAPQDRKELSRTPEEKFKRYDNK; translated from the coding sequence ATGGCAGATTCAAAAAGCGGGCAAAAGGTACGCCCAAAGGAAATAGAAAAGGAAATCGATGAAAGAGGCGCATTTATCCGTCAGCCCAACCGCTTTACAACCCCATTTGGAGATGGGGAGAATGATCGAAAAGCAGAAAGCGGCCGGTACCGGCTGTTTTGGGCTAAAGGCTGCCATTGGTCCAACCGGGCTTCCATTGTACGGGAGTTATTGGGGCTTCAGGAAGCGATCAGCATAAATCTGGTTGGCCACAGCAAAGAAAACAGTGCATACGGCTGGGAATTCGTGTATAATGAGGACAGAAAAGACCCGGTCCTTGGCACCCGGTATTTAAGTGAGTTTTACTATAACGCTGATCCAGGCTATGAAGGGCGCTGCACCGTGCCGGCTCTTGTGGACATTACCACAAAAAAGGTGGTCAATAATGATTACCACAGGCTGACCAATTATTTTGAAACAGCGTTCCGTCCCTTTCAAAGTCCGGATGCCCCTGATCTGTACCCTGAGGAGCTGAGAAAAGAGATCGATGAGTACAACAACTGGCTTTTCCCCAATGTAAATAACGGTACCTACCGGATGATGTTTGCCCAGTCCATTACAGCCTATGAAGAGGCATTTGAAGACTTTTATCATGCACTGGATCTCATCGAAGAACGCCTTTCCAAAAACCGTTTCTTATTTGGAGATTACGTCACCGACAGCGATGTAAGGCTTTTTGTAACCCTGGCAAGGTTTGATACCCATTATTACCGGAACTTAGGCCCCATTAAGCACAGAATCGTTGATTACGAGAACATCTGGGGATATTGCAGGGACTTATATGAGATACCCGCATTCAGAAACAATACCTATTTCCGGGATATAGCGGCGCCTCAGTCGGAAAACAAGTCCTTTTTCCAGGATTTTAATTCCCGTTTCGTGGACCAGATCGATTACGAAGGCATCTGGTCAGCTCCCCAGGACCGGAAGGAATTAAGCAGGACACCGGAAGAAAAGTTTAAAAGATATGATAATAAATAA
- a CDS encoding transporter substrate-binding domain-containing protein, producing the protein MKKNIAGKSIAGVLMAVAVLGALTGCRNSTNAAAPKADEEITKTESSAEPAKQEESSEAAGTAEPVAVHAATGGSPKPFTFVDSSNQLTGHNIELIKAVFDRLPQYKLEIEVTDFPSIFAGLDSDRYQIGVNNFAKNEKRKEKYLFTDPIFANEYVAIFAKNNDKAAGIETWDDLAGLKTISSAGINITTALENYNASNPQNPIAIEYSDEDLVLQIQDVEAGKYDFVLMDKPMFEYYQKEFNFNVAGASISNTLSKDLMEEPFSYLIVSKGNEKLVEDINKALKEVIEDGTSGEINLKWFGSDYSPSYK; encoded by the coding sequence ATGAAGAAAAATATTGCAGGTAAATCAATCGCCGGAGTTCTTATGGCAGTGGCTGTATTAGGAGCCCTGACCGGATGCAGGAACAGTACCAATGCAGCAGCACCCAAAGCAGATGAGGAAATAACAAAAACAGAAAGTTCAGCAGAACCGGCAAAACAGGAGGAAAGCAGTGAGGCAGCCGGCACTGCGGAACCGGTAGCCGTTCATGCAGCAACAGGCGGATCTCCAAAGCCGTTTACCTTTGTGGACAGCAGCAACCAGCTGACCGGTCATAACATTGAACTGATCAAAGCCGTTTTTGACCGGCTTCCCCAATATAAGCTTGAAATCGAAGTGACGGATTTCCCATCTATTTTTGCAGGTCTGGATTCTGACAGGTATCAGATCGGTGTAAATAATTTTGCAAAGAATGAGAAACGAAAAGAAAAGTATTTATTTACTGATCCGATCTTTGCCAATGAGTATGTTGCCATTTTTGCCAAGAACAATGATAAAGCAGCGGGTATAGAGACATGGGATGACCTGGCAGGTTTAAAAACTATTTCCTCGGCGGGAATCAATATTACCACAGCCCTGGAAAACTATAACGCCTCCAATCCCCAGAATCCCATTGCCATCGAATACAGCGATGAAGACCTTGTGCTGCAGATCCAGGATGTGGAAGCGGGAAAATATGATTTCGTGTTAATGGATAAACCAATGTTTGAATATTATCAGAAAGAATTTAATTTTAATGTGGCTGGGGCTTCCATCAGCAACACCCTTTCAAAAGATTTAATGGAAGAGCCCTTTAGCTATCTGATTGTCAGCAAGGGAAATGAGAAACTGGTAGAGGATATCAACAAGGCGTTAAAAGAAGTGATAGAGGACGGAACATCCGGGGAAATCAACTTAAAATGGTTTGGATCCGATTATTCCCCATCCTATAAATAA
- a CDS encoding GNAT family N-acetyltransferase, translated as MNDITYKTVKEGINWQEVADVLRRSGLSDRSARDQETIFTNSYAVVFVYDKERIIGVGRALSDGVCQAAIYNIALDEEYQGYGIGRKLIELLLDQVRGQNVILYTHPRTVALYEKMGFRRNKTAMCRFCGSKESLNWMDKEGFLLPEKYRFVDEYGREDMKG; from the coding sequence ATGAATGACATAACATACAAGACAGTAAAAGAAGGGATTAACTGGCAGGAGGTTGCCGATGTGCTCCGTCGTTCCGGATTGTCAGACCGGTCGGCAAGGGATCAGGAGACCATCTTTACAAACAGCTATGCAGTAGTGTTTGTTTACGACAAAGAGAGGATTATTGGTGTTGGAAGGGCCTTATCTGATGGTGTTTGCCAGGCCGCCATCTACAATATCGCTCTTGATGAGGAATATCAGGGATATGGAATCGGCAGAAAACTGATTGAACTGCTCCTTGATCAGGTCAGGGGCCAGAATGTGATCCTGTACACTCATCCCAGGACGGTTGCCCTATACGAAAAAATGGGGTTTCGAAGGAATAAAACGGCCATGTGCCGGTTTTGCGGATCAAAAGAATCTCTTAACTGGATGGATAAGGAAGGATTCCTGCTTCCTGAAAAATACCGCTTTGTTGATGAATATGGCAGAGAGGATATGAAGGGTTAG